A stretch of Amycolatopsis balhimycina FH 1894 DNA encodes these proteins:
- a CDS encoding fatty acyl-AMP ligase — MSRFVDTLVATATKRGQQRGMVTGEPKEPVRRTWAEVHTEARRIAGGLVAGGFERGGAVAVLAAAPVLIAPTVQAVWLAGGSVTMLHQPTPRTDLAEWAEDTVRVLGMIGSDLVLLGEPFDQLAPVLAEKGIGFQLITDLAAAEPLADVVATDEGDTALLQLTSGSTADPKAVRITYGNLYSNVKAMVERAEFDFDVDVMVSWLPTFHDMGMVGFLTVPMTFGVELVKITPVEFLSGPLIWPELITKYGGTTTAAPNFAYAIVGRRMARVDDDSAYDLSKLRIALNGAEPVDETAVQTFVDAGARFKMPAECVFPAYGMAEATLAVSFAPLFTGLTLDVVEADALEADNRAVPVPEGDPRRGTDSVRSFAVLGRPLDGLEAEIVDDSGARVGEREVGEIRLRGEAVTPGYLTMDGPVATQDDAGWLNTGDLGYLVDGQIVICGRRKDVIIMGGRNLYPTDIERAATSVEGVRAGNAVAVRLDAGSRRERFAVVVESKLAGDAEAEKNLMKQVSARVRDAVDMRPYAVVVLPAGSLPKTPSGKVKRAATAQQFADKIKRNADA, encoded by the coding sequence ATGAGCAGGTTCGTGGACACGCTCGTCGCCACCGCGACGAAGCGGGGGCAGCAGCGCGGCATGGTCACCGGCGAGCCGAAGGAGCCGGTCCGCCGGACCTGGGCCGAGGTGCACACCGAAGCGCGGCGGATCGCCGGCGGGCTGGTCGCCGGCGGGTTCGAACGCGGGGGTGCCGTCGCCGTGCTGGCCGCGGCGCCGGTGCTGATCGCGCCGACCGTGCAGGCCGTGTGGCTGGCCGGCGGCAGCGTCACCATGCTGCACCAGCCGACCCCGCGCACCGATCTCGCCGAGTGGGCCGAGGACACCGTGCGGGTGCTCGGGATGATCGGGTCCGACCTGGTGCTGCTCGGCGAACCCTTCGACCAGCTCGCGCCGGTGCTGGCGGAAAAGGGCATCGGGTTCCAGCTCATCACCGACCTCGCCGCCGCCGAGCCGCTGGCCGACGTCGTTGCCACGGACGAGGGCGACACCGCGCTGCTGCAGCTGACCAGTGGTTCGACCGCCGACCCCAAGGCCGTGCGGATCACCTACGGGAACCTGTACTCCAACGTCAAGGCCATGGTCGAGCGCGCCGAGTTCGACTTCGACGTCGACGTGATGGTCTCCTGGCTGCCGACGTTCCACGACATGGGGATGGTCGGCTTCCTGACCGTGCCGATGACCTTCGGCGTCGAGCTGGTCAAGATCACGCCGGTCGAGTTCCTCTCGGGCCCGTTGATCTGGCCCGAGCTGATCACCAAGTACGGCGGCACCACCACGGCGGCGCCGAACTTCGCGTACGCGATCGTCGGACGCCGGATGGCCCGCGTCGACGACGACTCCGCGTACGACCTGTCGAAGCTGCGCATCGCGCTGAACGGCGCCGAGCCCGTCGACGAAACCGCCGTCCAGACCTTTGTGGACGCCGGCGCCCGGTTCAAGATGCCGGCGGAGTGCGTCTTCCCGGCCTACGGCATGGCCGAAGCGACGCTCGCGGTGTCGTTCGCGCCGCTGTTCACCGGGCTCACGCTCGACGTCGTCGAGGCCGACGCGCTCGAGGCGGACAACCGCGCGGTGCCGGTGCCCGAGGGCGACCCGCGGCGCGGCACCGACAGCGTCCGGTCGTTCGCGGTGCTCGGCCGTCCGCTGGACGGGCTCGAGGCGGAGATCGTCGACGATTCGGGCGCACGGGTCGGCGAGCGCGAAGTCGGCGAGATCCGGCTGCGCGGCGAGGCTGTGACGCCCGGCTACCTGACCATGGACGGCCCGGTCGCGACGCAGGACGATGCCGGGTGGCTGAACACCGGCGACCTCGGGTACCTGGTGGACGGCCAGATCGTGATCTGCGGCCGCCGCAAGGACGTCATCATCATGGGCGGCCGCAACCTGTACCCGACGGACATCGAGCGCGCGGCGACCTCGGTCGAGGGGGTCCGCGCGGGCAACGCGGTGGCGGTCCGGCTGGACGCGGGCAGCCGTCGGGAGCGGTTCGCGGTGGTCGTCGAGTCGAAGCTGGCGGGTGACGCGGAGGCCGAGAAGAACCTGATGAAGCAGGTGTCGGCCCGGGTCCGCGACGCCGTCGACATGCGGCCGTACGCGGTGGTCGTGCTGCCGGCCGGGAGCCTCCCGAAGACACCGTCCGGCAAGGTCAAGCGCGCGGCGACGGCACAGCAGTTCGCGGACAAGATCAAGCGGAACGCGGACGCCTGA
- a CDS encoding TatD family hydrolase codes for MGDEKRELPPVPDRLPVTVVDAHTHLDACGAVTAAEVTAMVDRAERAGVARVVTVADDLASARWVTEAAGWDPRVFAAVAIHPTRTKGFGEAEKSEVERLAGHERVVAVGETGLDYYWDYSPHDAQQEAFRWHIDLAKRLDKPLMIHDRDAHDDVLRILAEEDAPNAVIFHCFSGDAEMARKCVDAGYVLSFAGTVTFKNAKGLHEAARLCPPGQYLVETDAPFLTPHPFRGRPNEPYCAAYTVRHLAALRGEAVHEVAESVRTTAERVYRLPSVTTG; via the coding sequence ATGGGTGACGAGAAGCGCGAACTACCGCCGGTCCCGGATCGGCTCCCCGTGACGGTGGTGGACGCGCACACCCATCTCGACGCGTGCGGCGCGGTCACCGCGGCCGAGGTCACGGCCATGGTCGACCGCGCCGAGCGCGCCGGCGTCGCCCGGGTCGTCACGGTCGCGGACGACCTCGCCTCGGCCCGCTGGGTCACCGAGGCGGCGGGCTGGGACCCCCGCGTCTTCGCCGCGGTCGCGATCCACCCGACCCGGACCAAGGGGTTCGGCGAGGCGGAGAAGTCCGAAGTGGAGCGCCTGGCCGGCCACGAGCGCGTGGTCGCCGTCGGCGAGACCGGCCTCGACTACTACTGGGACTACTCGCCGCACGACGCCCAGCAGGAGGCGTTCCGCTGGCACATCGACCTGGCGAAGCGGCTGGACAAGCCGCTGATGATCCACGACCGCGACGCCCACGACGACGTGCTGCGCATCCTGGCCGAAGAGGATGCGCCGAATGCCGTAATTTTCCATTGTTTTTCCGGGGACGCGGAAATGGCCCGCAAGTGCGTCGACGCGGGGTATGTCCTTTCCTTCGCGGGCACCGTCACGTTCAAGAACGCGAAGGGGCTCCACGAGGCGGCGCGGCTCTGCCCGCCGGGACAGTACCTCGTCGAGACGGACGCGCCGTTTCTGACCCCCCACCCGTTCCGTGGGCGGCCGAACGAGCCCTACTGCGCCGCCTACACCGTCCGTCACCTCGCGGCGCTCAGGGGCGAAGCTGTCCACGAAGTCGCCGAATCGGTCCGGACCACCGCCGAGCGGGTCTACCGACTCCCCAGTGTCACAACGGGTTGA
- a CDS encoding 4-(cytidine 5'-diphospho)-2-C-methyl-D-erythritol kinase has translation MLAVVPPPVTVRVPAKVNLHLSVDDLREDGYHELVTVFQALSLTDEVTVAATDEPGIEVYGEGEGSVPTGPENLAWQAVEALAAHVGRTGEPKVRVVLRKGIPVAGGMAGGSADAAATLVGLASLWSLDVTRDELAEIAAGLGSDVPFALYGGTALGTGRGEKLVPVLGRHTFHWVLAFDSEGLSTPKVFGELDRLRAAGNPPRIGSHTPVVEALASGDPRQLALLLGNDLQAAAVSLRPELRRTLRAGVNAGALAGTVSGSGPTCAFLCEDAQSAVEVAAELSGAGVCRTVRVAHGPVPGARVVGGDDAPRPAPPRVHA, from the coding sequence GTGCTCGCTGTTGTTCCGCCTCCAGTCACCGTCCGGGTCCCGGCCAAGGTCAACCTGCACCTTTCGGTCGACGACCTGCGTGAAGACGGTTACCACGAGCTGGTGACCGTGTTCCAGGCCCTGTCACTGACCGACGAGGTGACCGTCGCGGCCACCGACGAACCCGGTATCGAGGTCTACGGCGAGGGGGAGGGCTCGGTTCCGACCGGCCCCGAAAACCTGGCCTGGCAGGCCGTCGAAGCGCTGGCCGCGCACGTCGGCCGCACCGGCGAGCCGAAGGTCCGGGTGGTGCTGCGCAAGGGCATCCCGGTCGCCGGCGGAATGGCGGGCGGCAGTGCCGACGCGGCGGCGACGCTGGTCGGGCTCGCGAGCCTGTGGAGTCTCGACGTCACCCGCGACGAGCTGGCCGAGATCGCCGCCGGGCTCGGCAGCGACGTCCCGTTCGCGCTCTACGGCGGCACCGCGCTGGGGACCGGGCGCGGCGAAAAGCTCGTCCCGGTGCTCGGGCGGCACACGTTCCACTGGGTGCTGGCCTTCGACTCCGAAGGGCTGTCGACGCCGAAGGTGTTCGGCGAACTGGACCGCCTGCGTGCGGCGGGCAACCCGCCCCGGATCGGCTCGCACACCCCGGTCGTCGAGGCGCTGGCCTCGGGCGACCCGCGCCAGCTGGCCCTGCTGCTGGGCAACGACCTCCAGGCGGCGGCGGTTTCGCTGCGGCCCGAGCTGCGCCGCACGCTCCGGGCGGGCGTCAACGCGGGCGCGCTGGCCGGCACGGTGTCCGGTTCCGGCCCGACGTGTGCGTTCCTGTGCGAAGACGCGCAGTCCGCGGTGGAGGTCGCCGCGGAGCTGTCGGGGGCGGGGGTGTGCCGCACGGTCCGGGTGGCGCACGGCCCGGTCCCCGGCGCCCGCGTCGTCGGCGGGGACGACGCGCCGCGCCCGGCGCCGCCGCGGGTGCACGCCTGA
- a CDS encoding ABC-F family ATP-binding cassette domain-containing protein — protein MANLVNLEAVSKSYGVRPLLDGVSLGVAAGQRIGVVGLNGGGKTTLLEVLSGLAEPDSGRVSHVGGLRMAVVTQRTELPDGSSVGEVVLERYGAEHEWAADARVRSIVDGLGITAIGLDTPTANLSGGERRRVSLAAALTGELDLVVLDEPTNHLDVEGVQWLADHLLNRRIAVVVVTHDRWFLDTVATLTWEVANGRVEQYEGGYADWIFARAERGRLAATAEEKRQNLARKELAWLRRGPQARSSKPRYRIEAAEALIADVPPPRDSVELQAFAKRRLGKTVLELEDTTYTVGERTLLDHVTWRVGPGDRIGLVGINGSGKTSLLKLLGGDVEGSTGRRIEGKTVALAHLRQELDDLPGDLRVLQAIEQVAGRVVFGKQEMTASQLGEKLGFPQARQWTPVGDLSGGERRRLQLCRLLMAEPNVLLLDEPTNDLDIDTLQQLEDLLDGWPGTMVVVSHDRYLVERVCDTIVALFGDGRITHLPGGIEEYLNRRAAVQDVSGPAPSAAKTEAKKSAADLRAAQKDLGRLERKLDQLHAKEEKLHASLLEAATDPAKLMALNAELKGVRGEIEDVEGRWLETSELLE, from the coding sequence ATGGCCAACCTGGTCAATCTCGAGGCGGTGAGCAAGTCGTACGGGGTGCGCCCGCTGCTGGACGGCGTGTCGCTCGGCGTCGCGGCCGGGCAGCGCATCGGCGTCGTCGGCCTCAATGGTGGCGGCAAGACCACCCTGCTGGAAGTCCTTTCCGGACTCGCCGAGCCGGATTCCGGGCGGGTGAGCCACGTCGGTGGCCTGCGGATGGCCGTGGTCACCCAGCGGACCGAGCTGCCGGACGGCAGCAGCGTCGGCGAGGTCGTGCTCGAACGCTATGGCGCCGAGCACGAATGGGCGGCCGACGCGCGCGTGCGGTCCATTGTGGACGGCTTGGGCATCACCGCGATCGGGCTCGACACACCCACCGCGAACCTCTCCGGCGGTGAGCGGCGCCGGGTCTCCCTGGCCGCCGCGCTGACCGGGGAGCTCGACCTCGTCGTGCTCGACGAGCCGACCAACCACCTGGACGTCGAAGGTGTCCAGTGGCTCGCCGACCACCTGCTGAACCGGCGGATCGCGGTCGTGGTCGTCACGCACGACCGGTGGTTCCTCGACACCGTCGCGACTTTGACGTGGGAGGTCGCGAACGGCCGCGTCGAGCAGTACGAAGGCGGTTACGCCGACTGGATCTTCGCGCGCGCCGAGCGGGGGCGGCTGGCCGCGACGGCCGAGGAGAAGCGGCAGAACCTGGCCCGCAAGGAGCTGGCGTGGCTGCGCCGCGGCCCGCAGGCGCGTTCGTCGAAGCCGCGCTACCGCATCGAAGCGGCCGAAGCGCTGATCGCCGACGTCCCGCCGCCCCGCGACTCCGTCGAACTGCAGGCGTTCGCGAAGCGGCGCCTCGGCAAGACCGTGCTGGAGCTGGAAGACACGACGTACACGGTGGGCGAGCGGACGCTCCTCGACCACGTCACCTGGCGGGTCGGGCCGGGCGACCGGATCGGCCTCGTCGGCATCAACGGCTCGGGCAAGACGTCGCTGCTGAAGCTGCTCGGCGGCGACGTCGAGGGCTCGACGGGCCGTCGGATCGAGGGTAAGACGGTCGCGCTGGCGCACCTGCGCCAGGAGCTCGACGACCTGCCCGGCGACCTGCGCGTGCTGCAGGCGATCGAGCAGGTGGCCGGGCGCGTCGTGTTCGGCAAGCAGGAAATGACCGCGTCGCAGCTGGGGGAGAAGCTCGGCTTCCCGCAGGCGCGCCAGTGGACGCCGGTCGGGGACCTCTCCGGCGGCGAGCGGCGGCGGCTGCAGCTGTGCCGGCTGCTGATGGCCGAGCCGAACGTCCTGCTGCTCGACGAGCCGACGAACGACCTGGACATCGACACCCTGCAGCAGCTGGAGGACCTCCTCGACGGCTGGCCGGGCACGATGGTCGTCGTCTCCCACGACCGCTACCTGGTCGAACGCGTCTGCGACACGATCGTCGCGCTCTTCGGTGACGGCCGGATCACCCACCTCCCCGGCGGCATCGAGGAGTACCTGAACCGACGCGCGGCAGTCCAGGACGTTTCGGGCCCGGCGCCGTCGGCGGCCAAGACCGAAGCGAAGAAGTCCGCGGCCGACCTGCGCGCGGCGCAGAAGGACCTCGGCCGGCTGGAGCGCAAGCTGGACCAGTTGCACGCCAAGGAGGAGAAGCTCCACGCGTCGCTCCTGGAGGCCGCGACCGACCCGGCGAAGCTGATGGCGCTCAACGCCGAGCTGAAGGGCGTCCGGGGCGAGATCGAGGACGTCGAGGGCCGCTGGCTGGAGACGTCCGAGCTGCTCGAATGA
- a CDS encoding resuscitation-promoting factor — MTGSRQAGARSAAVLDRQFENTAYDDTAYGQLDFSDDPNITQQDILAALGPDADAMMAEIDVDVDELIRLINAETTYLPPIVIPDGFDADRTMSPQEKRAALDEGLRQTTKVWKRRFLKGAVLSVMISVAGGGAAALAMNKSITVDVDGHQQTVHSFGDTVGEVLEDAGLSVGAHDSLSPSPQAEVGDGGVIKLERGRQLKMIVDGAEHTSWVRATHLGDALSQLGMAGMDKPGTWMSMPKDGELPLQGATVEIKTLKNVTLYDGANAPKQVKTTAVTTKEFLGEYKLTLGPEDQAEGGLDVKLTDGAEVHISRTGVSTVVQKESIAPPEQKVDDPDLAKGKTSVEDPGTPGEKMVTYKVTQKNGKEVARESVSEQVITQPKPKIIHVGTKQAPTPDIGDGSAWDRIAQCESGGNWSINTGNGYYGGLQFDKQTWNAYGGDQYAALPNQASREQQIAIAEKVKAGRGGSYSAWPVCGKKA, encoded by the coding sequence GTGACAGGTAGCAGACAGGCTGGAGCGCGCTCCGCGGCCGTACTCGACCGTCAATTCGAGAACACTGCGTACGACGACACTGCGTACGGCCAGCTGGACTTCTCCGACGACCCGAACATCACGCAGCAGGACATCCTCGCCGCGCTCGGCCCCGACGCCGACGCGATGATGGCCGAGATCGACGTCGACGTCGACGAGCTGATCCGCCTCATCAACGCGGAGACCACGTACCTGCCGCCGATCGTCATCCCGGACGGGTTCGACGCGGACCGCACCATGTCGCCGCAGGAAAAGCGGGCCGCGCTGGACGAGGGGCTCCGCCAGACCACCAAGGTCTGGAAGCGCCGGTTCCTCAAGGGTGCCGTCCTCAGCGTCATGATCAGCGTCGCCGGTGGCGGCGCGGCCGCGCTGGCGATGAACAAGAGCATCACCGTCGACGTCGACGGCCACCAGCAGACCGTGCACTCCTTCGGCGACACCGTCGGCGAGGTGCTCGAGGACGCGGGCCTTTCCGTCGGCGCGCACGACTCGCTCTCCCCGTCCCCGCAGGCGGAGGTCGGCGACGGCGGCGTCATCAAGCTGGAGCGCGGCCGCCAGCTGAAGATGATCGTCGACGGCGCGGAGCACACCTCCTGGGTCCGTGCGACCCACCTCGGCGACGCGCTGTCCCAGCTCGGCATGGCCGGCATGGACAAGCCCGGCACGTGGATGTCGATGCCGAAGGACGGCGAGCTGCCCCTGCAGGGCGCCACCGTCGAGATCAAGACCCTGAAGAACGTCACCCTGTACGACGGCGCCAACGCGCCGAAGCAGGTGAAGACGACCGCGGTCACGACGAAGGAGTTCCTGGGCGAGTACAAGCTCACCCTGGGCCCGGAGGACCAGGCCGAGGGTGGTCTGGACGTCAAGCTGACCGACGGCGCCGAGGTGCACATCAGCCGCACCGGCGTCTCGACGGTCGTCCAGAAGGAGTCCATCGCCCCGCCCGAGCAGAAGGTCGACGACCCGGACCTCGCCAAGGGCAAGACCTCGGTCGAGGACCCCGGCACGCCCGGCGAGAAGATGGTGACCTACAAGGTCACGCAGAAGAACGGCAAGGAGGTCGCTCGCGAGAGCGTCTCCGAGCAGGTCATCACCCAGCCGAAGCCGAAGATCATCCACGTCGGCACCAAGCAGGCCCCGACGCCGGACATCGGTGACGGCTCCGCGTGGGACCGCATCGCCCAGTGCGAGTCGGGCGGCAACTGGTCGATCAACACCGGCAACGGCTACTACGGCGGCCTCCAGTTCGACAAGCAGACGTGGAACGCCTACGGCGGCGACCAGTACGCCGCGCTGCCGAACCAGGCTTCGCGTGAGCAGCAGATCGCGATCGCGGAGAAGGTCAAGGCCGGCCGCGGCGGCAGCTACAGCGCCTGGCCGGTCTGCGGCAAGAAGGCCTGA
- a CDS encoding (d)CMP kinase gives MRVIGPDEPLGVLRRIAVAGSAGSGKSTLARTLCERLGVPFVEMETFFHGPGWTVRETWQADLLEYLGRDVWAIEWQGEEVRERMTARLDVLVWLDHPRALAMVRVVIRTLQRRFGRGSEIAGGNVEGPLRTFFTDRNHIIRLAWRYHPIMRARVRRVIDENSHPDLVVVRLRGQRQVNRWLRGPVSALVGGR, from the coding sequence ATGAGGGTGATCGGGCCCGACGAGCCCCTCGGTGTGCTCCGGCGGATCGCGGTGGCGGGCTCCGCCGGATCGGGCAAGTCGACCCTCGCCCGCACACTGTGCGAGCGCCTGGGTGTGCCGTTCGTCGAGATGGAAACCTTCTTCCACGGGCCCGGCTGGACCGTGCGGGAAACCTGGCAGGCCGACCTGCTCGAGTACCTGGGCCGCGACGTCTGGGCCATCGAATGGCAGGGCGAAGAAGTCCGGGAGCGGATGACCGCCCGCCTCGACGTGCTGGTGTGGCTCGACCACCCGCGTGCCCTGGCGATGGTCCGGGTCGTCATCCGTACGCTCCAACGCCGTTTCGGCCGTGGTTCGGAGATCGCCGGGGGGAACGTCGAAGGCCCGTTGCGCACCTTCTTCACCGACCGGAACCACATCATCCGGCTCGCGTGGCGGTACCACCCGATCATGCGCGCGCGGGTCCGCCGGGTGATCGACGAGAACAGCCACCCCGACCTCGTGGTCGTGCGGCTGCGGGGGCAACGCCAGGTGAACCGGTGGCTTCGGGGGCCGGTTTCCGCTTTGGTCGGCGGGCGTTGA
- a CDS encoding methionine ABC transporter ATP-binding protein translates to MITVENLSKSFATNGNSVVALHDVSVDVQAGSLFGVVGPAGSGKSVLARCIALQERPDRGVVRLDGLNTGTLDGRRLREIRRQLGVVSTKPELIAERTIAGNIAAPLEQLGVDGPQRRSRVGSLLDLVGLTPRAAQRPGELSAGQLRRVAVARALAAAPAVLLADDPTAGVDPEEAGAVLTVLDRARSELGVTVVVTTPDAGVVRRLCDDVAVLEDGTVVERGTVLDLISDPASRTARALLPAIETSRSQVARYDRSADVVLIGFASVGALLPEAAGRFDVEFATIGGGLTRIGDTPVGRFRLGVRGERADAALAWVAERGGHVTHTARGPQGIAAA, encoded by the coding sequence GTGATCACCGTCGAAAACCTGTCCAAATCCTTTGCCACCAACGGAAATTCGGTCGTCGCGCTGCACGACGTGAGTGTCGACGTCCAGGCCGGCTCGCTGTTCGGCGTGGTCGGTCCCGCCGGGTCGGGCAAGTCCGTCCTCGCCCGGTGCATCGCGCTGCAGGAGCGGCCCGACCGCGGCGTCGTCCGGCTCGACGGCCTCAACACCGGCACGCTCGACGGCCGCCGGCTCCGCGAAATCCGCCGTCAGCTGGGTGTCGTTTCGACGAAGCCGGAGCTGATCGCCGAGCGCACGATCGCCGGCAACATCGCTGCCCCGCTCGAGCAGCTCGGCGTCGACGGCCCGCAGCGCCGCAGCCGGGTCGGCTCGCTGCTCGACCTCGTCGGCCTGACGCCGCGCGCCGCGCAGCGTCCCGGTGAGCTGTCCGCCGGTCAGCTCCGCCGTGTCGCGGTCGCGAGGGCGCTGGCGGCGGCCCCCGCCGTGCTGCTCGCCGACGACCCGACCGCCGGTGTCGACCCGGAGGAGGCCGGCGCCGTCCTGACCGTCCTCGACCGGGCGCGGTCCGAGCTGGGGGTCACCGTCGTGGTCACGACGCCGGACGCGGGCGTGGTCCGCCGGCTTTGCGACGACGTCGCCGTGCTGGAAGACGGTACGGTCGTCGAGCGAGGCACCGTGCTCGACCTGATCTCCGACCCGGCCAGCCGCACCGCGCGGGCGCTGTTGCCGGCCATCGAGACGTCCCGTTCGCAGGTGGCGCGCTACGACCGCTCGGCCGATGTCGTGCTGATCGGCTTCGCGTCGGTGGGTGCGCTGCTGCCCGAGGCCGCGGGCCGCTTCGACGTCGAGTTCGCCACGATCGGCGGCGGCCTGACCCGGATCGGCGACACGCCGGTCGGCCGGTTCCGCCTCGGCGTCCGCGGCGAGCGGGCCGACGCGGCGCTGGCGTGGGTCGCCGAGCGCGGCGGCCACGTGACGCACACCGCCCGCGGCCCGCAGGGCATCGCGGCCGCCTGA
- the rsmA gene encoding 16S rRNA (adenine(1518)-N(6)/adenine(1519)-N(6))-dimethyltransferase RsmA — protein MVELLGPAEIRGLAAELDVRPTKKLGQNFVHDPNTVRRIVELAGVAPDDVVLEVGPGLGSLTLGLLATGARVVAVEIDPKLAERLPKTVAERGPEAAERLTVVGADALRVTREELGEPTALVANLPYNVAVPVVLHLLAEVPSLKTGLVMVQTEVAERMAAGPGSRIYGVPSVKLAWYGTARKVAAVPRSVFWPVPNVDSALVALERGDTTASDDRELLFGLVDAAFSQRRKTLRAALAGWAGSAERAGELLTAAGIDPRTRGEQLNVHDFVRIAAAR, from the coding sequence GTGGTTGAACTGTTGGGACCTGCCGAGATCCGCGGGCTGGCGGCCGAGCTGGACGTCCGGCCGACCAAGAAGCTCGGGCAGAACTTCGTGCACGATCCCAACACCGTCCGCCGGATCGTCGAGCTCGCCGGCGTCGCCCCGGACGACGTCGTCCTCGAGGTCGGGCCCGGGCTCGGGTCGCTGACCCTCGGGCTGCTCGCCACCGGCGCGCGGGTCGTCGCCGTCGAGATCGATCCCAAGCTCGCCGAGCGGCTGCCCAAGACCGTCGCCGAACGGGGCCCCGAAGCCGCGGAGCGGCTGACCGTCGTCGGGGCCGATGCCCTGCGCGTCACCCGCGAGGAACTGGGCGAGCCGACCGCGCTCGTCGCCAACCTGCCCTACAACGTCGCCGTGCCCGTCGTGCTGCACCTGCTGGCCGAGGTGCCCTCGCTGAAGACCGGTTTGGTCATGGTCCAAACCGAAGTCGCCGAGCGGATGGCCGCCGGCCCCGGCAGCCGGATCTACGGCGTGCCGAGCGTCAAGCTCGCCTGGTACGGCACCGCACGCAAGGTCGCCGCCGTGCCACGCTCGGTGTTCTGGCCCGTACCGAACGTCGATTCCGCGCTCGTCGCGTTGGAACGCGGCGACACGACGGCGTCCGACGACCGGGAGCTGCTCTTCGGCCTGGTGGACGCTGCTTTCTCACAACGCAGGAAGACGCTCCGGGCCGCGCTCGCGGGCTGGGCGGGCTCGGCCGAGCGTGCCGGCGAACTGCTGACGGCCGCCGGGATCGACCCCAGGACCCGCGGTGAGCAGCTGAACGTGCACGACTTCGTGCGGATCGCCGCCGCGCGTTAG